Proteins from a genomic interval of Chroococcidiopsis thermalis PCC 7203:
- a CDS encoding phage holin family protein, translating to MIHFLLTWLVTAVSLLITANIVNGFIVTNFTAALIAAVVIGLVNAVIRPILIVLTLPLTILTLGLFLFVVNGISIWIASVLSPGFTVAGLLPGLLGSIVLTLVAGIINFVVERVVQS from the coding sequence ATGATACATTTCCTGTTGACTTGGCTCGTGACCGCAGTTTCCTTACTAATTACGGCAAACATTGTCAATGGCTTTATAGTCACGAACTTTACCGCAGCTTTAATTGCAGCAGTTGTTATTGGTTTAGTTAATGCTGTCATCAGACCGATTTTGATCGTGTTAACTCTACCACTCACAATCTTGACTTTAGGATTATTTCTATTTGTCGTCAATGGGATAAGCATTTGGATTGCCAGCGTTTTGTCACCTGGTTTTACTGTCGCGGGATTGTTACCAGGTTTGCTAGGCTCAATTGTATTGACGTTAGTTGCAGGCATTATTAATTTTGTAGTTGAGCGAGTTGTCCAGAGCTAG
- a CDS encoding HAD family hydrolase codes for MRFTPLEQIDSNFLRNIKIIATDMDGTLTQKGKFTSDLLLMFEKLAVSDLQVLIVTGRSAGWVSGLVNYLPIAGAIAENGGLFYPAKNEEAIALTSISNRLEHRQELAAVFQKLQQSFPQICESSDNCFRITDWTFDVRGLSAEQLERLSSLCQELGLGFTYSNVQCHIKPLNQDKATGLMQVLQDYFQCLPEQVLTVGDSPNDESLFNPQYFPFSVGVANALEYANHLSYQPAYITKASEGQGFCEACRKILRVSGKLSN; via the coding sequence ATGAGATTTACTCCGCTCGAACAAATCGATAGCAATTTTCTCAGAAATATTAAAATAATTGCTACTGATATGGATGGAACTCTGACGCAAAAAGGGAAGTTTACGTCAGATTTATTGCTGATGTTTGAAAAGTTGGCTGTATCGGATCTCCAAGTTTTGATTGTGACTGGACGTTCGGCTGGATGGGTGAGTGGATTAGTCAATTATTTACCAATTGCTGGAGCGATCGCGGAAAATGGCGGTTTGTTTTATCCAGCGAAAAATGAAGAGGCAATCGCGCTTACATCCATTTCTAATAGATTAGAACATCGACAAGAATTAGCAGCAGTTTTTCAAAAACTCCAACAATCTTTTCCTCAAATTTGCGAGTCCAGCGACAATTGCTTTCGGATTACTGATTGGACTTTTGATGTACGAGGATTAAGTGCAGAACAATTAGAGCGACTCAGTAGTCTTTGTCAGGAATTAGGTTTGGGCTTTACTTACAGCAACGTTCAATGTCATATTAAGCCACTCAATCAAGATAAAGCAACTGGCTTAATGCAGGTTTTACAAGATTACTTTCAATGTCTGCCAGAACAGGTGTTAACTGTTGGTGATAGTCCTAACGATGAGAGTTTATTTAATCCTCAGTATTTTCCCTTTTCTGTCGGAGTTGCAAATGCGCTTGAGTATGCAAATCATTTAAGCTACCAGCCTGCTTATATTACAAAAGCAAGTGAAGGACAAGGATTTTGTGAGGCATGTAGGAAAATTCTCAGGGTTTCAGGTAAATTGAGTAACTAA
- a CDS encoding SDR family NAD(P)-dependent oxidoreductase, protein MAPIALITGASQGIGEATALLFASKGYDLVLAARHRDRLAVVAEDIQKLDRQALVVPTDVRDPDQVKNLIDKALEHYGAIDVLINNAGIYVSGPVESFSLEEWHHTIDTNLCGYVHTIHSVLPHMLARRQGAIVNISSIGGKVPIPYLAPYTATKFGIAGMTAAMHSELKPKGIHVCGIYPNIIKTSFTERAIFTGHDEADAQSRRQQLEEILHTPFVEKPEDVAKAIWDGVKHQRAEVVVGSANFAQAAYNVFPGFVQWLSRQTFKR, encoded by the coding sequence ATGGCTCCAATAGCACTGATTACAGGCGCATCCCAAGGAATCGGCGAAGCAACTGCTTTGCTTTTTGCCAGCAAAGGTTACGATCTCGTGCTGGCTGCGCGACATAGAGATCGCCTCGCGGTTGTAGCAGAGGATATCCAAAAACTAGATCGCCAAGCCTTGGTAGTCCCTACAGATGTTAGAGATCCAGACCAAGTAAAAAATCTGATCGACAAAGCACTAGAACATTATGGCGCGATTGATGTCCTGATCAACAATGCCGGAATATACGTCTCAGGTCCGGTAGAAAGCTTTTCCCTAGAAGAGTGGCATCATACAATCGATACCAACCTCTGCGGCTACGTTCATACAATCCACAGCGTTTTACCGCACATGCTGGCACGCAGACAAGGCGCGATCGTCAATATCAGTTCGATTGGGGGTAAAGTACCAATTCCTTACCTAGCTCCCTACACTGCCACTAAATTCGGCATTGCTGGCATGACAGCAGCCATGCATTCAGAACTTAAGCCTAAAGGAATTCACGTCTGCGGCATTTATCCCAACATTATTAAAACCAGTTTTACAGAACGGGCAATTTTTACCGGTCATGATGAAGCAGATGCCCAATCGCGCCGACAACAGTTAGAAGAAATACTACATACCCCTTTTGTGGAAAAGCCGGAAGATGTAGCGAAAGCAATTTGGGATGGAGTTAAACACCAAAGGGCTGAAGTCGTGGTTGGTTCTGCAAATTTCGCTCAAGCTGCATATAATGTGTTCCCTGGGTTCGTGCAATGGTTGTCTCGGCAAACATTTAAAAGGTAG
- the lpxD gene encoding UDP-3-O-(3-hydroxymyristoyl)glucosamine N-acyltransferase — translation MKFSEIVSKLGEAASNNSLAANPDCDPEITGVAAVDRATAGNISYIDGDKFAAYIHETGASALILPQDETLKEQAQHRGIAWISTSQPRLMFAQTLALFYQPYRPKPAIHPTAVIHPSVQLGADVAIGAHVAIEAGGKIGDRVCIHPNVVIYPDVEIGDRTVLHANCTIQERSRIGADCTIHSGVVIGAEGFGFVPTATGWFKMEQSGFVVLEEGVEVGCNSTIDRPAVGETRIGRNTKLDNLVHIGHGCKIGANCAMAAQVGLAGGVELGNGVILGGQVGIANEVKMGNGAIASAKTGIYHNVKPKDIVSGYPAVPHKIYLKNSAIYKRLPEMYEFFKQKMKEK, via the coding sequence ATGAAATTTAGCGAAATTGTCAGCAAATTGGGTGAGGCGGCTAGCAATAACAGCCTTGCTGCTAACCCAGACTGCGATCCAGAAATTACGGGTGTAGCCGCAGTCGATCGAGCAACGGCTGGAAATATCAGCTACATTGATGGAGACAAATTTGCTGCTTACATTCATGAAACTGGCGCTAGCGCCTTGATTTTGCCTCAAGATGAAACTTTAAAGGAACAAGCGCAACACCGGGGAATTGCGTGGATCTCCACGTCTCAACCCAGATTGATGTTTGCTCAGACGCTGGCATTGTTCTATCAACCCTATCGTCCCAAACCAGCGATTCATCCTACGGCTGTGATTCATCCTTCGGTACAGTTAGGTGCGGATGTAGCAATTGGGGCGCATGTTGCGATCGAAGCTGGTGGAAAAATTGGCGATCGCGTTTGTATTCATCCTAATGTCGTGATTTATCCAGATGTAGAAATTGGCGATCGCACGGTGTTACACGCTAACTGTACAATCCAAGAACGCAGTCGGATCGGCGCTGATTGCACGATCCATAGCGGCGTTGTCATTGGTGCAGAAGGGTTTGGCTTCGTGCCTACGGCAACTGGTTGGTTCAAAATGGAACAGTCTGGCTTTGTGGTGCTAGAAGAGGGCGTAGAAGTAGGATGTAATAGCACGATCGATCGTCCTGCTGTAGGAGAAACCCGCATCGGTCGCAATACCAAACTCGATAATCTGGTACACATCGGTCACGGTTGCAAAATTGGTGCTAACTGTGCGATGGCGGCGCAAGTTGGTTTAGCGGGAGGAGTGGAACTTGGAAATGGCGTGATTCTCGGCGGACAAGTGGGAATTGCCAATGAAGTCAAAATGGGAAATGGGGCGATCGCTTCGGCTAAAACCGGAATTTATCACAACGTTAAACCGAAAGATATTGTTTCTGGTTATCCTGCTGTTCCCCACAAAATCTATCTCAAAAACTCGGCTATTTACAAGCGATTGCCAGAAATGTATGAATTTTTCAAGCAGAAAATGAAAGAAAAATAA